AATTACCCCCTGGATGAGTGAATCTAAAAATAAACCAGAACCTAAAGACGAACCTTCGACAAGTGCCACAGCTAATCAAACAGCAAAGGCGACAACACCAACAAATAAACCAACTAAAACAGAAAGCAAAGATGCATCGATCCGTGTTTCTATTGATAAGATTGACGACTTAATTAATATCGTCGGCGAGCTTGTTATTACTCAATCCATGCTAAGCCAAGTCGGCCATAGTGAGGAAACAAAAACCTCTCGACTCATCGAGGGATTGGCCCAACTTGAGTACAACACACGCGAACTCCAAGAGCGTGTTATGAAGATCCGAATGTTACCCATTAGCTTCGCTTTCAACCGCTTCCCTCGCATGGTTCGCGATGTGAGCAATAGCTTAAATAAAAAAATCAATCTCACCATCTCAGGTGAACAAACAGAGCTTGATAAAATCTTGATGGAAAAAATTGGTGACCCCTTGTCCACCTCGTTCGTAACTCACTCGACCATGGTATAGAAATGCCTGAAGACCGTGTTAATGCAGGCAAGCCGGCAGAAGGCTCTGTCTCCCTTAATGCATTTCATCAAGGCGGTAAAATTGTCATTGAAGTTTCAGATGATGGTCAAGGTTTAAACCGTGAACGCATTTGCGAAAAGGCGGTTGAAAAAGGCCTCATTAGCTCTCCTGAGCTGATGAGTGACGATGAAGTTTATGACCTGATTTTTAATGCAGGGTTTTCTACCGCAGAATCGCTCAGTGAGCTTTCTGGCCGTGGTGTCGGTATGGATGTGGTCAGAAAAAACATTACCGCACTCGGTGGCAATATTAAAGTCACTTCAACCCCAGGTGAGGGAGCTTGTTTTCGTATTCAACTGCCCCTCACTTTAGCCATCCTCGATGGTCAACAAGTGAGAGTTGGCAAGCAAATTTATATTGTCCCATTAATATCCATCATTGAGTCACTGAAAATCGATGTATCACAAGTTAAAGCAGTTTCTAAACAACATAGCGTCTATCAGTTACGGGATGACTATATTCCAATTATAGAACTAGGTGAAGT
This genomic stretch from Piscirickettsia litoralis harbors:
- a CDS encoding chemotaxis protein CheA, yielding MPEDRVNAGKPAEGSVSLNAFHQGGKIVIEVSDDGQGLNRERICEKAVEKGLISSPELMSDDEVYDLIFNAGFSTAESLSELSGRGVGMDVVRKNITALGGNIKVTSTPGEGACFRIQLPLTLAILDGQQVRVGKQIYIVPLISIIESLKIDVSQVKAVSKQHSVYQLRDDYIPIIELGEVFDVSCDDKDFSQRLLVIAEVGTQMIGIVVDELLAQQQIVIKNLEDHYRKVPGLSGATILGDGHVALILEVADLINMQADKINEIKLSTHQSGITTPSPEAT